AAAAATTTTCCGCTGGTTAAACAACGGGTATAACAACTGGGATTCCCCTCATAACATTACGTTTCAATCCATTATGAATATTTTACTGTTAGGAAGTGGTGGCCGGGAGCACGCGCTGGCCTGGAAGATAGCACAAAGCACTGCATGTACACACTTGTACATTGCCCCTGGAAATGCAGGAACAGCTGCTTATGGCACCAATGTGAACATAGGCGTAAGTGATTTTGAGAAGATAAAAGACTTTTGCCTGAACAATAAGATAGATATGCTGGTGCCCGGTTCTGAAGAACCGCTGGTGAAGGGCGTTTATGATTTCTTCAAAGCAGATGCAGCATTACAGCATATTCCGGTGATCGGCCCTTCTGAAGAAGGCGCGCAAATGGAGGGCAGTAAAGCTTTTGCGAAGTTATTCATGCAAAGGCATAACATCCCTACCGCTGCTTACAGGGAGTTCAGTGAAGCCAATTTTGAAGAAGGTGTAGCTTACATCCGCCAGCATGCCGTACCTATTGTATTAAAGGCAGATGGCCTGGCAGCCGGTAAAGGGGTAGTGATCACTTCTTCTCATGATGAAGCGGTACAGGAGTTTGAGGAAATGATCCGCTCTGCCAAGTTTGGAGAAGCAGGTAAAAAAGTAGTGATAGAGCAGTTCCTGACGGGTATAGAACTTTCCGTGTTCGTACTTACGGATGGTAAGAACTATAAGATCCTGCCTACTGCAAAGGATTACAAGCGGATCGGAGAAGGAGATACCGGTTTGAATACCGGCGGCATGGGAGCTGTTTCACCTGTTCCGTTTGCACAGGGGGCTTTTATGGAAATGGTGGAAGACCGTATCATACGCCCTACAGTAGAAGGTTTGGCTAAAGAGAACATTACTTACCAGGGCTTTATATTCTTTGGTTTGATCAATGTGGAAGGAGAACCCTTTGTAATTGAATACAATTGCAGGATGGGCGATCCGGAAACAGAGGTAGTGATCCCGCGTCTGCAGAATGATCTGCTGGAACTGTTTACAGCCGTACAAAAGCAGGCCCTGGATCAGATGACGGTGTATGAAGATCCCCGTGCAGCAGCTACCGTTATGCTGGTAAGCAAAGGATACCCTGAATCCTATGAAAAAGGAAAGGTGATCACAGAGATACCAGCCCCTGCAAAAGACCAGCTGGTGTTCCATGCAGGCACTAAAGCAGATGGAGATCAGGTACTTACAAACGGTGGCCGTGTGATAGCTATAACATCTTTGGCAAGCGATTTGCAGTTAGCGTTGACTCACTCGAGGCAAACTGCAGAGCGCATTCAATTCGATGGTAAGTATTACAGGAGAGATATTGGATATGAATTTGTTAGTTAACATCTTCGTGTTGTATTCTGTATAGATAAGAAAATCCAATAATTGCATCGTATATTCGTTAGAATTATTCATTTTTGCATTCAAATATTTTTGACCGTATCAAACAATGGGCTTCTTTAACTTTTTAACTCAGGAGATTGCAATCGACCTTGGAACTGCCAATACACTGATCATTCACAATGACTCAGTTGTAGTAGACGAGCCTTCCATTGTTGCTATAGAAAGAGCCAGTGGCAAGATCGTTGCTGTAGGCAAAAAAGCGATGATGATGCACGAGAAAACGCATGAATACCTGCGTACGATCCGTCCTTTGAAAGACGGTGTGATTGCAGACTTCAATGCGGCCGAGGGCATGATCCGTGAGCTTATCAAAATGATATACCCTAAAAAGCCATTGTTTGCGCCAAGCTGGCGGATGGTGATATGTATCCCTTCCAGCATCACAGAGGTGGAAAAACGTGCGGTGCGCGACTCTGCTGAGCAGGCAGGTGCAAAAGAAGTATATCTGATCCATGAACCAATGGCTGCCGCCCTTGGTATAGGTATAGACGTAGAAGAACCCGTAGGTAACATGATCATTGATATCGGAGGTGGTACCACCGGTATTTCTGTAATTGCCCTGGCTGGTATCGTGTGCGACCAGAGTATCCGTATTGCAGGTGATGAGTTCACCGCAGATATCATGGAAGCCCTCCGCCGCTATCATAGTTTACTGATCGGTGAAAGAACCGCCGAGCAGATCAAGATCGGCATCGGTTCTGCCCTCAAAGAACTGGATAACCCGCCGGATGATATCCCCGTAAATGGCCGTGACCTTGTAACCGGTATCCCCAAGCAGATCATGGTATCTTATCAGGAGATCGCGGAAGCGCTGGACAAATCAATCTTTAAAATAGAAGAAGCTATCCTGAAAGCGCTGGAAACAACGCCGCCGGAGCTGGCATCAGATATCTACCGCCGTGGTTTATACCTCACCGGTGGTGGTGCGTTATTACGTGGCCTGGATAAACGTTTGAGCCAAAAGATCAAACTGCCTGTGCATGTTGCAGACGATCCGCTGCGCGCCGTAGTAAGAGGTACAGGTATTGCCCTGAAACATATTGGCAAGTATCCATTCCTGATGCAATAAACTTAGTACGATCCCGGTAGCCCTAACCTGCCGGGATTGAAAAATCCGGAACCAAGTGCGAAATCTGATCATTTTCTTAAGGCGGTATTTCAACTTCTTTCTGTTTCTGCTGCTGGAGGTGATTTGTTTTATATTCGTATTCAGGAACAACAACTTCCAGCGTACTGTATACCTCAACTCCGCCAGTAGCATCAGCGGCAAGCTGTACACTAAATACAATAGTGTACAATACTACTTCCATCTTCAATCTACTAACGACAGCCTTGTAAAGGAAAACCTCCGTTTGCACAACGAGGCGGCTTCCAGCTTTGATACCCGCGATACCGGATCCTTTGTTAAGTTCGATACATTAAGGAAATACAGTAATGACACCGCCCGCAAACTGCTGAGCACCGAAATGCGGAAGTTCCTTTACCGGGAAGCCAAAGTGATCAACAACTCCGTGAACCGGGAGATCAATACCATCACTATCCGCCGCGGCAGTAAAGATGGTATCCGTCCGAACATGGGAGTGATCGGGCCTGATGGAGCCGTAGGCGTGGTAAGGAGTGTAAGTGAAAACTACGCCGTGGTGATCTCCCTGTTATATAAGTCTTCCGGGGCCGCCAATAACTCCAACTTCGGCTTCAGTGCCAAACTGAAAAGCTCCGGGGAAATTGGAACGGTTTACTGGGATGGCGCCAGCGGTGGTTATGGTTATATGAAAGATGTGCCCCGCAGTGCCAAACTGCATAAAGGCGATACCATTATCACCAGCGGATTCTCCGCCGTATTCCCTGAAAATATAGCAGTAGGCTATATTGATACCTTCCGGCTGTCAGACAAGTCCAGCACCTCTTACAGCATCCGGATGAAATTTGCTACCAACTTTTACAACCTGCAATATGTGTATGTGATCGAAAACCTGCTGCGCGATGAGCAAACCCGGTTGGAAGATTCTACACGCAACCTGCTAAAATGAGCGTACTGTTAAGAAATATTATCCGTTTTATACTACTGATACTGTTCCAGGTAGTGGTGTTAGATCATATCCTGATCGAGCAGCATGTAAATCCTTACCTGTACATGCTCTTCATTTTGTTATTGCCCTTTAACCTTCCCCGGCCTGCCTTACAGCTCCTGGGTTTTTTACTGGGTATTACCCTCGATATGTTTTCAGATACCTTTGGCCTGCATGCCGCGGCCTGTGTGTTCATTGCGTATCTGCGCCCTTTTATTCTCAACATCCTGTCCCCGCAGGGAGGTTTTGAAGTAACCCAGCGAACACCTTCTGTAACAAGTATGGGTGCCTCGCAATACGCTATCTATGTTTCCGTTTTAGTACTGCTACACAACATCGTATATTTCTGCCTGTCCGTTTTCAGCTTTGCCGATCCCTTATACCTGTTGCTGAAGATCCTGTTGTCCACAGTGGTCAGTCTGTTTTTGGTATTGATATACGAGCTGTTGTTCTTTAGCAGGAAATAAGCATATAATTATTTAATTTAGTTACCTGCATGTCTGTTTATAATCAGCCCAGAAAAAGAGTTATTCAGTTGATCATCCTTGGCATGGTGTCACTCATCGTGGTAAGGTTGTTCTTTTTGCAGGTAGTGGAAACTAAATACTCCAAACTTGCGGATGCCAATGCGGTATTGAAAAAAGTGATCTATCCCAGCCGGGGGATCATTTACGACCGCAAAGGGAGAAGTATTCTGCGCAACGAGGCTTTGTACGACCTGATGGTAACCCCCGCCAGTGTTAAAAAAATAGATACCGCTTATTTATGTGAGATACTGAAGATAGATATGGAAGAGTTCCGCAAGCGGATCGCCAATGCTATCAGAAGAGAGGGGCGTGTACGCCAGTCTGTATTTGCCAGTTTGCTGCCACCGGAAACCTACGGTAAGCTGCAGGAAAGCATGTACCTCTTTCAACCCGGCTTTGAATTATTACTTCGCCCCGTACGTTCTTACCCTTACGGTGCAGGCGCCAACTTCCTTGGATACATCGGTGAAATTTCTCCAAGCCAGCTGAAGAATGCTAATTACAGTGCTTACCAGCAGGGAGATTACCTGGGCCTTACAGGATTGGAGAACACATATGAGAGTACACTTATGGGCCAGCGTGGTATCCAGTACCTCGTGAAAGATAACCTCAACAGGCCACAGGGCCCATTGGAGAATGGAGAGTTTGATACCGTGGCCATTGCAGGTAAAAACCTGCGCCTGGCTTTGGATATTGAATTGCAGATCCTGGGTGAGCAGATGATGAAAGGCAAGGTGGGCAGCATTGTAGCGATAGATCCTGCAACAGGAGGTATCCTGGCAATGGTTAGTGGTCCTACTTTTGACCCGAACTTATTATCCGGTTCCTATAAAGCCCTCAACCTCGGAAGGCTCATGGTAGATACCACCTCCCCGATGCTGAACAGGGCTATCCAGGCTTCCTATGCACCGGGCTCCACATTCAAACCTGTAACCGGATTGATCGCTTTGGATGAAGGTGTGATCACCCCTTCTTTTGGATATCCCTGCCATGGCGGATATGTGCAATGCGGAAGGTTCATTGCCTGTACCCACAAAAATCCGGGTCACGCTGCCAACCTCCGGGTGGCCATGGCCAATTCCTGTAACTCTTATTTCATGCACCTCTACCGTTTGTCTGTAGACAACAACAAATGGGGCGGTACTACAAAAGGACAGGTTAAATGGACGGAATACCTCAGCAACATGGGCTTTGGCCACAGGCTGGGAATTGATATCCCGAACGAAAAATCAGGCGTTATACCAGATACGGCAAGAATGAACAGGCGTTATACCGGCCGCTGGAATTCCTGCTCTGAAGTATATGTGGGAATGGGGCAGGGGCTGTTAGACCTTACGCCACTGCAATTGGCGAATGCGATGTGCATCATTGCCAACAGGGGTTCTTATTATGTACCGCATTTCGTGGAAAGTATAGATAACGATAAGTCTGACCTGCTCAAAAAATACAAAGAGAAACGTGATGTGGCCACACATATCAGCGCAGATGCTTTCTCCCAGGTAATTTTAGGTATGGAAGATGTGGTAACAAGTGGTACAGCAAGAGGTGCGCAGATAGAAGGGGTTGCCGTATGCGGAAAAACAGGTACAGCAGAAAACTACGCCAGGGTGAACGGGGTAATGACCAAACAACCCAACCACTCGCTCTTTGTAGGTTTTGCGCCGAAGGACAATCCTAAGATCGCCATAGCGGTGATTGTAGAGAATGCAGGTTTTGGTGCTACTTATGCAGTACCTATTGCCAGCATTTTGATGGAGAAGTACCTGACGGATACTATTTCTGTAAAACGCAGGCCTATCCTGCAAAGGATGATGGAAACCGTTACCATGTCCGCCCCGATGCGTGCAAAATCAAAAGTGGATTCCCTCAACAGCGTAAGTTATACTGCTACTGCCGGGGAAGAATTGCTCAAAAAGATCCTATCAAATTAACCGATAAAAATGAACCGCTCACAAGCGAAACTTACTGCAGGAATTGACTGGCCCATTTTTGGGCTGTACCTGGCATTGGTAGCAATTGGCCTGATGGCTATTTTCGCTGCTGAGTACAGGGAAGGGGATGATGTGATCCGCAACCTGCTTGGCCAGAATAAAAACTGGGCCCGCCAGGTGCTCTGGCTGGGTGTGTCCATGATCCTGGCCACCGGCATCTGGTTAACGGATAGTAAGTTCTTCACTGCCACAGCTAATCTCTGGTATGCATTCGGGATGTTGTTACTCCTGATCGTATTGGCGATCGGTACCGGGGTGAAGGGTTCCAATTCATGGCTGGAACTAGGCGGTTTCCGCTTTCAGCCGGCAGAGCTCACAAAACTATGTACCAACCTGGCCCTGGCGAAATACCTTTCTTCCATGGAAACGGATTTCTCCAAAATGCGTTCCCGCCTGATAGCAGCAGCCATGGTACTGGTTCCGTGTGCCATCATCATCCTGCAGGATGAAACAGGGCTGGCGCTGGTATATTTCTGTTTCTTCCTGGTGATGTTCCGCGAAGGTTTACCGGCTGCACTGCTGGTGATTGCTTTTTCAGGGATCATCCTGGTATTATCAGCTTTACTTGTAGACAAATACGTTCTCTTATACATCTTTACCGGTATCGCCGCATTGGTGATCTATTTTTCAAGGCGAGAGATCAGGCGTAAGAAATCACGGCTGGCCATGATCCTGTCCATCTGGGCTTTCTGTTCTGCCTTCGTACTCTTTGTAGTGCCTTTTGCTTTTACCAAAGTGCTGAAAGATTACCAGGTACGCCGTATTGAAGTAATGCTGGGTAAAGAGAATGATCCCAAAGCTACTTACAATACCCGCCAGAGTATGATTGCCATTGGTTCCGGTGGTTTCTGGGGAAAAGGATACCTGAAAGGCACACAAACCCGTTTCGACTTTGTGCCGGAACAAAGTACTGACTTTATCTTCTGTACCATCGGGGAAGATTTTGGTTTTGTAGGAAGCCTTGTATTCATAGGATTATATGTTGCCCTGCTCTTCCGGATCATCTTTATTGCAGAACGGCAGCGCTCTACTTTCAGCCGCGTGTATGCGTATGGGGTAGCCAGTATTATCTTCTTCCACCTTGCTATTAATATTTCCATGACCATCGGCCTGGCCCCTGTGATCGGGATTCCGCTGCCACTTGTGAGTTATGGTGGTTCATCCCTGATGACCTTTACCATGCTCATATTTATTATGTTAAGATTGGACGCGGACAGGCAAATGGTATTACGATAAGCCCTACTTTTGTTGTATGGCACGAATCATACCTTTATCAGAAGGAAGTTTTACAGTAGACGGGACCAAGAAATTCCTCCCTTTTGATGATCATAAAGATTCCATGAAAGACAGATCTACAGGCTCTTTGCTCGTAGAGATCCAACCTTTCCTGGTGATCACGGACCGGGACATCCTCTTACTGGATTCCGGACTCGGTTTCCGCAATGCCAACGGCGTATTACAATTACATCAGAACCTCATAGATGAAGGCATCAACCCCATGGAAGTAACCAAGGTGCTGATGAGCCATCTTCATAAAGACCATGCCGGCGGTATCAGTGTGCAGGACCTCATTACAGGAGAACGCAGCCTGAGCTTTCCGCATGCCACTTATTACGTGAACCGCCAGGAGCTGGATTATGCATTTGCCAATGATGGAAAGTCTTATTTAAAAGAAGAAGTGGACCTCCTTACCAAAAGAGATAATGTAGTGCTCACGGAAGGAAATGGCTCTATAGACGGGTATATCCATTATGAAGTAACAGGCGGGCACTGCCCTTATCACCAGGTGTTCCTGATAGACGATGGAGAAGATAAAGTGTTCTTCGGCGGAGATGTGGCTCCCCAGATCTCACAAATGAAAAGCCGGTTCATTGCCAAGTACGATTACGATGGCAAACGTACCATGGAATTGCGGCAGGAGTATATGGAAAGAGGGCAGAAAGAGGATTGGACCTTCCTTTTCTATCACGATACAAAGCAACCCACTACAAAATTCTGATATGAGTAATTTCGCCAACGAATGGCTGCAGGCATGGAATTCGCATGATCTGGACCGGATCATGGAACATTATTCGGAGAACATTGTTTTCTACTCTCCCTTTATCAAAAAAGTAAATAACGATGTCACCGGGCGCATCACCGGTAAAAAGGCTTTACGCGAATACTTCCAGCGCGCACTGTCTGTTTACACAGATCTTCACTTTGAATTATACCATGTATTGGAAGGAGTGGATTCCCAGGTACTGTACTACAAAAGTGTAGGCAACAGGCTGGCGGCAGAAATGATGGCGCTGAATGAAGAAGGGAAGATTTTAGAGGTAAGGGCGCATTATAAAGAGCAGTAGCAAAGGCCGGTAATATAAGAGCGTCCCGGCTATAAGTCGGGATGGCCTGTTACGGCCTCTTCCGCAGCATCCGGTTATCTTTCCTTTCTTTCAGCTGGCGGATCATCATGGCGCGGAACTCCCTTTCGCTCCTGTAAATATTTCCCACTTTACGGGCAGGTAATATTTTCATGAACTCCTGCTTGTAACGGGTTTTTATTTCCAGCATTTTGCGTTCATATCCGAGCTCTTTATCCAGGGCTTCTTCCGCTACGGCATCCGTACGCGGCTGGCCTTTGAGTTCTTTGGCTTTATGTTTACGTTCTGCCAGCAACTCATTTACTTCTTTCGAATATTTCTTATACACCGGCCAGAACTTCTCCGCTTCTTCAGAAGTGAGGTCCAGCTCGCGGGAAATGTACAAGAGTTCAAGTGCTTTGATCTTATCCTGTTTGGCGGCAGCATCTTCCTGTGCAGCATCCTGGGCAATGGCATGCCTGGCAGGTGCCATCACCATGCTTAAAAATCCCATTATCAGCCATATCAGGTTTCTTCTCTTCATGCTCATTATTGATTAAGCGGTAGTTCTTTTAAAAGATTATCCTCCAGGTAACTTTCTATTTCAGCTTCAGAAAGTTCTTCCGGTAATACCGAGGGGGCTTCTTCTTCTAAAGAAACATTTGTAAAGATATTTTCATTATCGAATGCGTCTGTATTTGACTGGAGGAAATCTATAATTTCCTGGTCGCTGATCTGTGCCAGCTGCCTGTCCAGCGAATGCTCATTATAGGATTTGGACAACATCACGGCGCCTATGCTGATCACACCTGCAATAGCTGCTGCGGCAAGGCATCTTTTGAACAGTTTCACCCTGCGGCCCATGGTCACGATCCTGCCGGGCTGTGATTCATTCCTGCGCAGGATCACCTCATGGCCCAATCCCTCAAAATAACTATCCGGTGCAGTAAAAGGTGTTTGTTTTGACATGGAAGCCAGGAGGGGGCTTAGTTCGCTCAGTTCCTCCGCTACTTCCTGCTTATTTTCTGCTGCATGAATGGCCGCCATCAGGTTTGCAGGGAATGATTCAAAATACCCTGCAGGCACTGAATAACCCGGGGGATCTCCCGGAATATCCAAAGAAGGGGCTACCTCCTTTAATTCATCCACTATGTCTTTCCCTTTGTGCATATTAATAAGACAAAATTTATCTGCTATGGTTTAATCAGTTATTTTTAAGGAACTCTTCTACTTTTTTCACGGCATGATGATAAGATGCCTTCAGCGCTCCCTCAGATGTTTCCAATACCCTGCTCATTTCCTCGTATGGCATTTCTTCATAATACCGTAGGTTAAATACCACCCGCTGCTTTTCCGGCAGGCTGAGAATAGCTTTTTGCAGCTTCCATTCCACCTTATTAGCATCATATTGAGTATCTGCCTGGAGTTTATTGCTTAGTCCGGTTTCTACGTCAGACAGGGAAATGGCTGATTTACGTTTCTGCTGATCCAGGAAAGTAAGGCTTTCGTTAGTGGCAATTTTGTACAACCAGGTATACAGGCGGGCATCTTCCCGGAAGGAATCCAGGCTTTTCCAGACCTTAATGAACACATTCTGCAATACATCGTTTGCATCCTCATGGTCTATCACCAGGCGCCGGATATGCCAATACAATCGTTCCTGGTACTTCCGCACAATAAGGGTAAATCCCTTCTCTTTTGTATCCGGCTGTCCATATAGCGCTATTAACTCTTTATCTTCTTGCGTTACAGCCATAGGCGGTTAAACAGTATAAATATTCCTGTAAAATAAATATAACCAATATCACTAAAACGAAAAAAACCATCCTTAGGATGGTTTTTTTACATGGAAGTTTAATCTTCCTCTGAATATTTTAGCCTTTTTTACGGGCAAGTGCCTTTTCAGCTGCCGCAACAATATGCGGTGTGTCCAGGCCATACTTTGTTAATAGTTCTGTGGGTTTGCCACTTTCCCCGAAAGTATCGTTGGTGCCGATATATTCAATGGGGATAGGGAAATTACGGGCTGCCACCTGTGCAACACTGTCTCCCAGGCCACCCAGCACGTTATGTTCTTCTGCAGTTACAGCACAACCTGTTTTTTTGATGGATTTGATGATAGCAGCTTCGTCCAGTGGTTTAATGGTGTGGATATTGATCAGTTCCACGCTGTATCCTTTTTCTTCGAGGATGCGGCCGGCTTCAATACATTTCCATACCAGGTGGCCACAGGCAAAGAGAGTGATATCTGTACCTTCATTGAGCACCTGGGCTTTTCCGATCTGGAACTCCTGGTTCTCAGGGGTAAAATTGGGCCATTTTGGACGGCCAAAACGGAGATAAACCGGTCCTTCATAATCAGCAATAGCAATGGTGGCTGCTTTGGTCTGATTGAAATCACATGGAACGATCACAGTCATGCCCGGCAGCATTTTCATCATACCAATGTCTTCCAGGATCTGGTGGGTAGCACCATCTTCACCTAAAGTTAAACCAGCGTGGGAAGCACAGATCTTCACGTTTTTGCCGGAATAGGCAACAGACTGACGGATCTGGTCGTACACACGGCCAGTGGAAAAGTTCGCGAAAGTGGTAGTGTAGGGAATTTTACCGCCGATGGTCATGCCGGCAGCCACCCCGATCATATTGGCTTCTGCAATACCGCATTGTACAAAGCGGTCCGGGAATTCTTTGATAAAGGCCTGCAATTTCATGGATCCTAACAGGTCCGCAGTGAGTGCTATCACGTTAGGGTTCCTTTTTCCCGCTTCCAGGATACCTTCACCGAATCCTCCACGGGTTTCCTTTTCATTCAATACTTGTATATCTTTTACCATTATGCCTGAGATTTGTGCCGCAAAGCTAGCAAAATAAAGAATTAATTATTTAAAACCCTGTCGCGCAGTGCTATCTCCCACTGCCAGGCTGTGCGCATCATGTCGTCGATACCAAATTGGGGCGCCCATCCCAGTTTTTCCTTTGCTTTTGTATTATTAGCATAGATGGCTATTACATCGCCGGGCCTTTCAGCACCCAGCTCATAATTCAGTTTCACGCCGGAGATCTTTTCGAATGCCTTGATGGCTTCCAGTACAGTTACACCATCTCCGGTACCCAGGTTGAACACCTCGCATTTTTCGCTGTTACGTTTTTCAATCAAATACTGCAGCGCTTTTGTGTGCGCGTTGGCAATATCGCTTACATGTACGTAATCGCGGATGCAGGAACCATCGCGGGTAGGGTATTGGGTACCAAAAACCGTTACCTTGGGCAGTTTGCCGATAGCGGTTTGTGTGATAACGGGTACCAGGTTATCCGGTTTGCCCAGGGGCAGTTCTCCGATCAGTGCAGAAGCGTGTGCGCCTACCGGATTAAAATAACGGAGCAGGATGTTCTGTGTATCGTTCACCCGGCTGAAGTCCTCAATCATCTGCTCGCCCATTTGTTTGGTACGCGCATATGGGCTCTGGGCTTCACCCAACGGAGTTTCTTCCACTACCGGCAAGGCAGTGGTATTGCCATATACGGAGCAGGAAGAAGAGAATACAAAGTTAGGGATCTTATATTCCTTGATGCATTTCAGCACATTTACAAGGGAAGTGAGGTTGTTCTGAAAATAGAACAAAGGATCATTAACAGATTCACCCACACTTTTCAGGGCGGCAAAATGAATAACGCCTACAATATCCCTGTTTTCATGAAACACGGCATTGGTATCTTCCAGGTTGCAGAGGTCCACTTTATAATTGCGTACCTTTTTACCGGTGATCTTTTCCACGCCGTCCAGCAGTTGCGGTGTACTGCGGATATTACTGTCTACGGAAACAACGTCAAATCCATTATTGATCAGATCTACGATGGTATGGGATCCTATGTATCCACAACCTCCTGTGACGAGGACTTTTTGCATTGCTTATTGGTTAGATGTTAGATGAGATAAAAGTAATACAGCCGATTTATTTTACCAGGTTCATTAAATATTCCCCGTAACCGCTCTTCACCAGAGGTTTTGCGAGCGTTTCCAGTTGTGCTTTATCAATGAACCCTTTGCGATAAGCGATCTCTTCAATACAGGCTACTTTAATACCCTGCCTTTGTTCTATCACCTGTACAAACTGGGAGGCCTGCATCAGTGAATCAAAAGTTCCTGTATCCAGCCAGGCGGTGCCGCGTGGCAGAACGGATACTTTTAATTTACCCCTGCGCAGGTATTCCCTGTTCACATCTGTGATCTCATATTCCCCACGTGGGCTGGGTTGCAGCTTTTCTGCAATGTCCACCACATCATTATCATAAAAATATAAACCCGGTACAGCGTAGCTTGACTTGGGTTTTGCCGGTTTTTCCTCAATGGATACCGCCTGCATATTGGCATCAAATTCTACTACACCATAACGTTCCGGGTCTGATACCTGGTATGCATATACGATTCCGCCTTCAGGATTGGCATTATTAGCCAGTTGGGTGCCCAACCCGGCTCCGTAAAAGATATTATCTCCCAAAACCAGCGCTACATTATCCTTTCCGATAAATTCCTTTCCTATCACAAAAGCCTGTGCCAGTCCATTGGGAACGGCTTGCTCTGCATAAGACAATTGCAGGCCAAACTGCTTGCCATCACCAAACAGGCGTTGGAAAGAAGGAAGGTCGTGCGGGGTACTGATGATCAATATTTCCCGGATACCAGCCAGCATCAGGGTGGAAAGGGGGTAATAGATCATCGGTTTGTCGTACACCGGCATGATCTGTTTACTGATAGCATATGTAATGGGGTGCAGCCTGGTCCCTGAACCGCCTGCGAGAATAATTCCTTTCATGGAAAATCAATCTTTTGGAGGCACAAAAATAGGCGGTCTTCTTTACTTGCCATAATTTGATTTGTAAAAAAAGAAAAGCCCCCGTGGTTGCGGGGGCTTTTCCTGTATATAAAGCACATAAGGCTTAAATAAAGA
This DNA window, taken from Chitinophaga niabensis, encodes the following:
- the purD gene encoding phosphoribosylamine--glycine ligase, whose product is MNILLLGSGGREHALAWKIAQSTACTHLYIAPGNAGTAAYGTNVNIGVSDFEKIKDFCLNNKIDMLVPGSEEPLVKGVYDFFKADAALQHIPVIGPSEEGAQMEGSKAFAKLFMQRHNIPTAAYREFSEANFEEGVAYIRQHAVPIVLKADGLAAGKGVVITSSHDEAVQEFEEMIRSAKFGEAGKKVVIEQFLTGIELSVFVLTDGKNYKILPTAKDYKRIGEGDTGLNTGGMGAVSPVPFAQGAFMEMVEDRIIRPTVEGLAKENITYQGFIFFGLINVEGEPFVIEYNCRMGDPETEVVIPRLQNDLLELFTAVQKQALDQMTVYEDPRAAATVMLVSKGYPESYEKGKVITEIPAPAKDQLVFHAGTKADGDQVLTNGGRVIAITSLASDLQLALTHSRQTAERIQFDGKYYRRDIGYEFVS
- a CDS encoding rod shape-determining protein → MGFFNFLTQEIAIDLGTANTLIIHNDSVVVDEPSIVAIERASGKIVAVGKKAMMMHEKTHEYLRTIRPLKDGVIADFNAAEGMIRELIKMIYPKKPLFAPSWRMVICIPSSITEVEKRAVRDSAEQAGAKEVYLIHEPMAAALGIGIDVEEPVGNMIIDIGGGTTGISVIALAGIVCDQSIRIAGDEFTADIMEALRRYHSLLIGERTAEQIKIGIGSALKELDNPPDDIPVNGRDLVTGIPKQIMVSYQEIAEALDKSIFKIEEAILKALETTPPELASDIYRRGLYLTGGGALLRGLDKRLSQKIKLPVHVADDPLRAVVRGTGIALKHIGKYPFLMQ
- the mreC gene encoding rod shape-determining protein MreC, with amino-acid sequence MRNLIIFLRRYFNFFLFLLLEVICFIFVFRNNNFQRTVYLNSASSISGKLYTKYNSVQYYFHLQSTNDSLVKENLRLHNEAASSFDTRDTGSFVKFDTLRKYSNDTARKLLSTEMRKFLYREAKVINNSVNREINTITIRRGSKDGIRPNMGVIGPDGAVGVVRSVSENYAVVISLLYKSSGAANNSNFGFSAKLKSSGEIGTVYWDGASGGYGYMKDVPRSAKLHKGDTIITSGFSAVFPENIAVGYIDTFRLSDKSSTSYSIRMKFATNFYNLQYVYVIENLLRDEQTRLEDSTRNLLK
- the mrdA gene encoding penicillin-binding protein 2 encodes the protein MSVYNQPRKRVIQLIILGMVSLIVVRLFFLQVVETKYSKLADANAVLKKVIYPSRGIIYDRKGRSILRNEALYDLMVTPASVKKIDTAYLCEILKIDMEEFRKRIANAIRREGRVRQSVFASLLPPETYGKLQESMYLFQPGFELLLRPVRSYPYGAGANFLGYIGEISPSQLKNANYSAYQQGDYLGLTGLENTYESTLMGQRGIQYLVKDNLNRPQGPLENGEFDTVAIAGKNLRLALDIELQILGEQMMKGKVGSIVAIDPATGGILAMVSGPTFDPNLLSGSYKALNLGRLMVDTTSPMLNRAIQASYAPGSTFKPVTGLIALDEGVITPSFGYPCHGGYVQCGRFIACTHKNPGHAANLRVAMANSCNSYFMHLYRLSVDNNKWGGTTKGQVKWTEYLSNMGFGHRLGIDIPNEKSGVIPDTARMNRRYTGRWNSCSEVYVGMGQGLLDLTPLQLANAMCIIANRGSYYVPHFVESIDNDKSDLLKKYKEKRDVATHISADAFSQVILGMEDVVTSGTARGAQIEGVAVCGKTGTAENYARVNGVMTKQPNHSLFVGFAPKDNPKIAIAVIVENAGFGATYAVPIASILMEKYLTDTISVKRRPILQRMMETVTMSAPMRAKSKVDSLNSVSYTATAGEELLKKILSN
- the rodA gene encoding rod shape-determining protein RodA — encoded protein: MNRSQAKLTAGIDWPIFGLYLALVAIGLMAIFAAEYREGDDVIRNLLGQNKNWARQVLWLGVSMILATGIWLTDSKFFTATANLWYAFGMLLLLIVLAIGTGVKGSNSWLELGGFRFQPAELTKLCTNLALAKYLSSMETDFSKMRSRLIAAAMVLVPCAIIILQDETGLALVYFCFFLVMFREGLPAALLVIAFSGIILVLSALLVDKYVLLYIFTGIAALVIYFSRREIRRKKSRLAMILSIWAFCSAFVLFVVPFAFTKVLKDYQVRRIEVMLGKENDPKATYNTRQSMIAIGSGGFWGKGYLKGTQTRFDFVPEQSTDFIFCTIGEDFGFVGSLVFIGLYVALLFRIIFIAERQRSTFSRVYAYGVASIIFFHLAINISMTIGLAPVIGIPLPLVSYGGSSLMTFTMLIFIMLRLDADRQMVLR
- a CDS encoding MBL fold metallo-hydrolase, which produces MARIIPLSEGSFTVDGTKKFLPFDDHKDSMKDRSTGSLLVEIQPFLVITDRDILLLDSGLGFRNANGVLQLHQNLIDEGINPMEVTKVLMSHLHKDHAGGISVQDLITGERSLSFPHATYYVNRQELDYAFANDGKSYLKEEVDLLTKRDNVVLTEGNGSIDGYIHYEVTGGHCPYHQVFLIDDGEDKVFFGGDVAPQISQMKSRFIAKYDYDGKRTMELRQEYMERGQKEDWTFLFYHDTKQPTTKF